Below is a window of Streptomyces sp. ITFR-16 DNA.
CCGGGACCATGTGCCGGGGCAGGGTCTCGGCAAGGGCGTCGCGCAGTTCCTCGGGGGACGGGCCGGGTTCGGCCTCGGCGACGTAGTAGCCGACGAGGGTGGCCGAGCCGGGGGCGCCGCCGGCGACCACGACCGCGTCGGCCACGCCCTCGCAGCGCCGCAGGGCGAACTCGACCTCGCCGGTCTCCACCCGCCGGCCGCGGATCTTGACCTGGTCGTCGGAACGCCCGATCAGCTCCAGGGCCCCGTCCGGCAGATACCGGACGAGGTCCCCGGTGCGGTAGAGGCGGCTGCCGGGTACGCCGCTGAAGGGGTCGGGGACGAAGCGCTCGGCGGTGAGCGCGGGCCGGTTGAGGTAGCCGCGCACCACCTGCGAACCGCCGATGTACAGCTCGCCCAGGGTGCCGGGACGGACCTGGTTCCCGGCCCGGTCCAGCACATAGAGCTCGGTGTTGTCGACGGGGACGCCGATCGGCACGGCCCCGCCGGTGTCCGCGTCCCCGGCCGCCGCCTCGTGCACACAGCAGCCGACCACGGCCTCCGTCGGCCCGTACTCGTTGAAGAACCGGGCGCGCGGGGCGAGCAGGCGCCACACCGCGACCAGGTCGGCGGGCAGCACCTCCCCGCCGATCACGAAGGCGGCGACAGCATCGGCCGGACCGCCCTCGGCGGCCTCGCCGCGCAGGGCACGCAGATGGGAAGGCGTCAGTTTGACCATGGCCGGCTCCCGGCGAGGGTCGGTCAGGAGAGCGGCGAGTCGGGGCAGGGGCTGCTCGTCGGGGACCGCGAGGACGGGTTCGCCCGACAGGAGCGGCAGGAACAGCGAGGTGACCGTGAGGTCGAAGCTCAGCGAGGAGTGCAGGACCGAGCCCCCGCCGGAGGCGCGGTAGAGGTCCCCGGCCCAGGCGAGGTAGTTGGCGAGGCCGCCGTGCGGGACGGCGACGCCCTTGGGCCGGCCGGTCGAGCCGGAGGTGTAGATGACGTAGGCCAGGTCCTGCGGGCCGGGCGGCGTGCCCTGCGGCGTGCGGCCGGACAGGGCCGCGAGCGTTTCCCGGGCCAGGTCCAGCCGTACGGTGCGGGCCGGGTGCGGGCCGAGGGCGTGCGCCGTGGCGGCGTGGGTGAGGACCAGCGCCGGCGCCGCGTCCTCGACCATGAGCCGCAGCCGGCCGGCCGGATATCCGGGGTCGAGCGGCAGATAGGCGGCCCCGGCCTTGAGGACGGCCAGGACCGCGACCACCATGTCGGCACCGCGCTCCAGGCAGATCCCGACGAGGTCGCCGGCGGCGACACCGAGGGTGCCCAGGTGGTGGGCCAGGGCGTCGGACCGGTCCGCCAGTCCGGCGTAGTCGAGGCTGTCGGTCCCGCAGAGCACGGCCGGGTCCTTCGGGGTGCGCAGCGCCTGGGCCGCGAACAGCTCCAGGACGCCGTCCGGCGCGGGCCTGCGCGGGCCCCTGGACCGGCGGCGCAGCCACTCCCGCTCCGCCTCCGGCAGCAGGTCCAGCTCGGCGACGCCCCGCGCGGGTTGGGCCGCGGCAGCGTCGATCAGTGCGAAGAGGTCCTGGTGGACGCGGCGTACGGTCGCGGGGTCGAACAGCTCCGACCGGTACTCCCACAGCGCCTCAAGTTCCCCGTCCGTCTCGACGAAGCTCACGGCCAGGTCCGAGGAGGTGCTGTCGGTGAACAGCTGCTCGTACTCGACGTGCAGGCCGTCGAGTTCGACGGTCTCCTGCGGGGTGTTGTGCACCTGGAGCATCGTCTGCACCAGGGGCTGGCGGCCCGGCTCGCGGGGCGGGGCGACCCGCTGGACGACCTGGTCGAAGGGTGCGGTCTCGTGGTCGGCGGCGTCGAGGGCGACGTCCTTGACCCGGCGCAGCAGCTCGCCGAAGACCGGGTTGCCGGACGTGTCGATCCGCAGGGCGACGGTGTTGACGAAGAAGCCGATCAGGCCGGCGGTCTCGGCGTGCCGGCGGTTGGCGACGGGGGCGCCGATCACGAGGTCGGTGCGGCCCGAGTAGCGGGTGAGCAGGGCCGCGTAGCCGCCGAGCAGCGCGTGGAACAGCGAGACGCCGTGGGCCGTGCACAGGGCGGCGATCCGCTCGTGCGCGGACCGGTCGACGGGGATCCGCAGCACCGCGCCGGCCGTACCGGTGCCGGCGGCCGGCGGCCGGTCGAAGGGCAGTTCGGTGGCGGCGGGCGGGCGCTCCAGCAGCCGGGCCCAGTGGCCGGTCTCCCGGTCGAGCACCCCGCCGGTGAGCTGCTCCTGCTGCCAGGCCGCGAAGTCGGCGTACTGGATGGGGAGCGGCGGCAGCGGGGAGGGCTCGCCCCGGCGGAACGCCCCGTAGAGCGCGGAGAGTTCGCGGTTGAGCACGCTCTCGGACCAGCCGTCGGCGGCGATGTGGTGGATCCGCAGCAGCAGGACGTGGTCCCGCTCGCCCAGCCGGATCAGGTCCCTGCGGAAGGGCGCGTCGGTGTCGAGCCGGAACACCTCCCGCGCCCAGGCCGCCGCGAGGGTCCGCGCCCGGCCGGCCGGGTCGTCCGCACCGCCGAGGTCGTGCAGGGGCAGGGGCGCGGGCACATGGTCCCGCACGATCTGCACGGGTGCGCCGTCCTTTGTGGCGAAGACGGTGCGCAGCACCTCGTGGCGGTGGCACAGCTCGTTCAGGGCGCCCTCCAGCGCCTCCCGGTCCAGAGCGCCGCGCAGCCGGAGCCAGAAGGCGAAGTTCCCGGTGCCTGCGGCACTGTCGGCGGCGGTGTCGAGGTCGTTCAGCAGCAGGAAGCGGCGCTGTCCCGAGGAGGCGGGCAGCGGTCCGGTGCGCGGGGCGCGCGGGATGGTGCGGACGGGCTGGGCGCCGGCGGCCCGTTCGGACCGGCGGCGCAGCAGCCGCGCGTCCAGGGACCGGCGCCGTTCGTCGGCGGTTTCCGCAGAGCTGGGCATGTCCCTCCAGTCAGCGATGGGGCGGGGAGCCTGTGTGTGGTGGGAGCGTGGCGGGGGTGTCTATCGCCGCTCCTTCGGTGGGCTATCAGGGCAGGAGGTCGTCGCGGATCGCGGCGAGGAGTTCGGCGCGCCGCTCGTCGAGATAGAAGTGGCCGCCCGTCACGGTGGTGAGCGCGAAACGCGCGGACGTGTGCTCACGCCAGGCGTCGGCCTGGGCCGGCGAGATGTGCGGGTCGGCGTCCCCGCAGAACGCCCGGACCGGGAGGTCCAGGGCCGGCGCGGGGGTGTACGTGTACGACTCCAGGACGGCGAAGTCGGCGCGCAGCATGGGCAGCAGCAGCGCGACGAGCTCCGGTTCGGCGAAGAACTCCGGTGGCGCCCCGCCCAGTTCCCGCAGCTCCCGGACGAACTGCGGGTCCGTCAGATGACCGGTCGGCGGCCGCAGGGGCAGGTGGGGCGCCCGGCAGCCGGAGACGAAGAGGTGCCGGGGCTGCGGGCCGCCGAGGGTACGCAGCCGGCGCGCGGTCTCGAAGGCGACGCGTGCGCCCATGCTGTGGCCGAACAGGGCGTACGGGCGGTCGGCGGTCGCCGCGATCTTGTCCGCGAGCTCGGCCACGAGCGGCTCCATGCGCGTGTGGGGCGGATCGGTGAAGCGGGACTCGCGCCCCGGCAGCCGGACCGCCGCGATCTCGATGTCCGGGAGGCCGGTGTGCCACCCCCGGAAGACGCTCGCCCCGCCGCCCGCGTAGGGCACGGCGATCAGCCGTACGGGGGCGTCCGGCAACGGCAGCGGGACATGGAGCAGTTCGGAGGCGGCTGCCGCTCTCACCGGTCCCCCGTCCCGAGGGCCAGGGCGGCCTGGAGGAGGACGTCCGCGCCGGCCACGAGGTCGGCCGGGGCGGTGTCCTCCTCAGGGGTGTGGCTGAGCCCCTTCAGGCTCGGCACGAAGATCATCCCGGTCGGGGCGACGGCCGCGACGATCTGCGCGTCGTGGCCCGCGCCGCTCGGCAGCCGGGTGTGGCCATGGCCGAGGTCGTCCGCGCAGGCGGCGATGAGGTCGCGCAGCCCGGGGTCCGTGGGCACCGGCACGGTGCGCAGGGTCTCCTCGGCCCGGATCTCGCAGCCGGTGAGCTCGGAGACCGCCCGGAGCTCGGCGACGAAGGACGCCGCGGCGTCGGCGAGCCGGGCCGACGACTCGTCGCGGAACTCCACGGAGATACAGGCCTCGCTGGGGATCACGTTGGTGGCACCGGGCGACACCGTCACACATCCCGCGGTCGCCACCCGGCACCGGCCTGCGGTGGTCGCGGTCCGCTCGGCCGCGATGACGACATGGCTCATCGCGACCGCCGCGTCCCGGCGCCGGCCCATCGGGGTGGTGCCGGCGTGCCCCGCCCGGCCGTGCACCCGGACGTCGTAGACCACCCGGCCGACGATGTCCGTGACCACGCCGATCGGCAGGTTCGACTCCTCCAGGACCGGGCCCTGTTCGATGTGCAGTTCGAGATAGGCCCGGACCGAGCGGGGCGGCCAGGCGGCCCGGGCCAGCTGCGCGAGGTCGCCGCCGGCCTGGCGCAGCGGGCCGGCCAGCGCGTTGCCGTGCCGGTCGCGGGGGTCGTCGGGGAGCCGGCCGGTCTGGCCGGTCAGCGCCATGGACCCCCAGAAGGGCTGGGGGAACAGGGCGCCCTCCTCGTTGGCGAAGGCCACCGCCACGGGCTCGTGGACGAGCACGATGCCCGCCTCGGCGACGGTCTGCATCACCTCCAGCGCGGCCAGCACGCCGTACGCCCCGTCCAGCCGACCGCCGTTGAGAACGGTGTCCAGGTGCGACCCCATGAGGACCACGGGTCCGGGGACCGTGCCGTGCGCCCGCCGGATGATCACGTTGCCCGCCTGGTCGACCTCGGTGCGCAGTCCGGCACCGGCGGCCTCGGCCCGTACGTACTGCTGGGCCTGGCGGTCCTCGGCGCTGAACGCCGGGCGGGTGACCCCGCCCAGCGGGTCGGCCCCGATCCTGCCGAGTTCGTCGATCCGGCGCAGCAGCCGCGCCCCGTCGATCCGCAGGGCGCGGGACGCCTCGGTCCCGATCTGCGCGGTGGTGGTCACTGGTCCGCCTTCCTGTCTACGGCCCCCGGAGCGGGGTGTGCGGCCGGCCGCGGGGGTGTCATGCGCCCACCCGCACCGGGTCCGCGGCGGACCGCGCGTGGTGCTCCACGAACGCGACGGCCTCGGCGGCCGAGCCGGCCAGGTGGAAGGGCGCCCGGGTGGTCCGCCGGGTGAAGCCGCCGGCGTGGATCGCGTCGAACAGCGCGGTCAGCGGCGCCCAGATGCCGTCGTGGTCGACGAGCACGAGCGGCTTGGGGCTCTGACCGAGGTAGTTCAGCGAGACGACCTCCAGGATCTCGTCGAGGGTCCCGTAGCCGCCGGGCAGGGCGATGAAGGCGTCCGAGCGGCGGATCATCTCCCGCTTCCGGTCGAACATGTCCTCGGTGACGAGCATCTCGTCGACGTCGGCCTGGTCGGCGCGTTCCAGCTCGTAGAGGAAGCGCGGCGCGATGCCGGTGACCCGCGATCCGGCAGACCTCGCGGCGCGCGCCACCTCGCCCATCAGGCCGGCGCCGCCGGAGCCGTAGATCAGGTCGTGTCCGTGCAGTCCCAGTGTGGCGCCGGCCTCACGGGCCAGCCGGGCGGCCTCGGGCGACGTCCCCGGGCGCGCTCCGCAGAACACGCAGACCGAGAGGCGTTCCGTCTTCCGCGCCGCCGCAGAAGGATCCGAAAGAGCAGTGTCCACGGTGTCCCCTGTCGTGAATCCCAGTGATTGACTCTCCGATTCTTCGGGTGCGGCTATCGCTCCCCTATCGGTGGCCGATCGCCGCCGGGGGCCCTGGGCGATGGGCGGGCGACAGGGCATGAATACGGCCGCGATACGGCGGCCGCCTAGCGTCCGGGGCATCCGATCGACGCGTACCACCGACCTGACTGACCTGGAGGGGATCGAACGATGCCTGGTACCCCGCGCATTCTGTCCGTTCTGCTGGCCGCGACCGTCCTGGCGGCGGGTGCCCCGGCGGTGGCCGCCGCGGTCGCGCCGGCCACCGCGGTGACGCGGCACGTGGCCGGGGGTCCGGACAACGGCGCGACCCCGCCGCCGTCCGAGCACCCGGACGAGGACACCCCCTGGACCTGACCGGGGCCGGCCCGGCCCGTCCGTCCGGCTCAGCCGGGCAGTGCGTCCAGGGCCTCCAGAGTCCGGTCCTCCCACAGGCGCAGGCTCTGCTCCCGGAAGATGGCCAGGGCCCGTTCCAGATGCCGGCGGGCTCCGGCCAGGTCGGACCCCTTGGTGAGCAGGCTGCCGAGTTCGAACAGGGCCCGGCCCTGGCCGACGGTGTCGGCCAGCTCCTCGCTGATCTCCAGGGTCCGGCGCAGCATGGTCTCGGCCGTCTGGAAGTTGCCTAGCCTCAGATGCACCGCGCTCATCCCGAGCCGGGC
It encodes the following:
- a CDS encoding non-ribosomal peptide synthetase: MPSSAETADERRRSLDARLLRRRSERAAGAQPVRTIPRAPRTGPLPASSGQRRFLLLNDLDTAADSAAGTGNFAFWLRLRGALDREALEGALNELCHRHEVLRTVFATKDGAPVQIVRDHVPAPLPLHDLGGADDPAGRARTLAAAWAREVFRLDTDAPFRRDLIRLGERDHVLLLRIHHIAADGWSESVLNRELSALYGAFRRGEPSPLPPLPIQYADFAAWQQEQLTGGVLDRETGHWARLLERPPAATELPFDRPPAAGTGTAGAVLRIPVDRSAHERIAALCTAHGVSLFHALLGGYAALLTRYSGRTDLVIGAPVANRRHAETAGLIGFFVNTVALRIDTSGNPVFGELLRRVKDVALDAADHETAPFDQVVQRVAPPREPGRQPLVQTMLQVHNTPQETVELDGLHVEYEQLFTDSTSSDLAVSFVETDGELEALWEYRSELFDPATVRRVHQDLFALIDAAAAQPARGVAELDLLPEAEREWLRRRSRGPRRPAPDGVLELFAAQALRTPKDPAVLCGTDSLDYAGLADRSDALAHHLGTLGVAAGDLVGICLERGADMVVAVLAVLKAGAAYLPLDPGYPAGRLRLMVEDAAPALVLTHAATAHALGPHPARTVRLDLARETLAALSGRTPQGTPPGPQDLAYVIYTSGSTGRPKGVAVPHGGLANYLAWAGDLYRASGGGSVLHSSLSFDLTVTSLFLPLLSGEPVLAVPDEQPLPRLAALLTDPRREPAMVKLTPSHLRALRGEAAEGGPADAVAAFVIGGEVLPADLVAVWRLLAPRARFFNEYGPTEAVVGCCVHEAAAGDADTGGAVPIGVPVDNTELYVLDRAGNQVRPGTLGELYIGGSQVVRGYLNRPALTAERFVPDPFSGVPGSRLYRTGDLVRYLPDGALELIGRSDDQVKIRGRRVETGEVEFALRRCEGVADAVVVAGGAPGSATLVGYYVAEAEPGPSPEELRDALAETLPRHMVPAVLMPLGTMPLTENGKVDRAALPDPGAVTGPEPETRTAPADPVEERLAEIWARTLGRQRVGVLDDFFDIGGHSLLAAEVIEAIGRAWPGLPVRGLLREIFLRPTVRGLAPAVRTALAAPAAAPGPVPYERPARPGPLPLSPAQESLLVQVELSGSPHEYLVPQALRLHGPLDVPALRAALTAIVDRHEVLRCRFLRDASDHCHALPPGTEPVLEEHDLRPLPAGEHPAAVSALLHTEVTTPLDLAAGPLLRALLVREADERHLLCLTTHHLVFDGRSQQILFTALTAEYTRALGGGRPAPHDPAPQYADLVGALRRQAENPAEEDLAYWRDTLAGTPVLALPTDRPRGTSRAGAGRAVEFTVSAATVTALRRLAKDRSATLFMTLLAGLQCLLSRHTGQRDFAVGTSVAGRGVPGSGDLIGLFINQVALRADLAGDPGFDDVVGRVRQRCADAFDRADVPFDRVVREVGPARVAGANPLFQVAFELADGPWSGATESGLRLREHPVPVTVSKFDLTVAFRPDGDRLLGEVEYDMALFDEQRVRGLADGLVQVLDAAAADPAAPVSALPVPLPDAADERTHPDADTPAQTAPAEEPTHAELLVADAYRAVLPTAEFGPDDDFFALGGHSVLALRVVSRLRKALDLDIPLDLMFHHPTVRTLAEQLEILLLAEIEALPEHEAAETLADGRP
- a CDS encoding alpha/beta fold hydrolase; protein product: MRAAAASELLHVPLPLPDAPVRLIAVPYAGGGASVFRGWHTGLPDIEIAAVRLPGRESRFTDPPHTRMEPLVAELADKIAATADRPYALFGHSMGARVAFETARRLRTLGGPQPRHLFVSGCRAPHLPLRPPTGHLTDPQFVRELRELGGAPPEFFAEPELVALLLPMLRADFAVLESYTYTPAPALDLPVRAFCGDADPHISPAQADAWREHTSARFALTTVTGGHFYLDERRAELLAAIRDDLLP
- a CDS encoding Zn-dependent hydrolase, encoding MTTTAQIGTEASRALRIDGARLLRRIDELGRIGADPLGGVTRPAFSAEDRQAQQYVRAEAAGAGLRTEVDQAGNVIIRRAHGTVPGPVVLMGSHLDTVLNGGRLDGAYGVLAALEVMQTVAEAGIVLVHEPVAVAFANEEGALFPQPFWGSMALTGQTGRLPDDPRDRHGNALAGPLRQAGGDLAQLARAAWPPRSVRAYLELHIEQGPVLEESNLPIGVVTDIVGRVVYDVRVHGRAGHAGTTPMGRRRDAAVAMSHVVIAAERTATTAGRCRVATAGCVTVSPGATNVIPSEACISVEFRDESSARLADAAASFVAELRAVSELTGCEIRAEETLRTVPVPTDPGLRDLIAACADDLGHGHTRLPSGAGHDAQIVAAVAPTGMIFVPSLKGLSHTPEEDTAPADLVAGADVLLQAALALGTGDR
- a CDS encoding TIGR00730 family Rossman fold protein, with translation MDTALSDPSAAARKTERLSVCVFCGARPGTSPEAARLAREAGATLGLHGHDLIYGSGGAGLMGEVARAARSAGSRVTGIAPRFLYELERADQADVDEMLVTEDMFDRKREMIRRSDAFIALPGGYGTLDEILEVVSLNYLGQSPKPLVLVDHDGIWAPLTALFDAIHAGGFTRRTTRAPFHLAGSAAEAVAFVEHHARSAADPVRVGA